A window from Lactiplantibacillus pentosus encodes these proteins:
- a CDS encoding C1 family peptidase gives MATELTPAALAALRTTHADDRMAPVLTRAITKNGIKAASFDNQAASRLDRTFSIEVPTGKVSNQKSSGRCWEFSLLNTLRHKFATKYHVKDFELSQSYLFFWDKIERANTFYRNVEQTARQPISDRLVQFLFDNPGEDGGQWAMAASLVQKYGVVPTSAMPETFNTENTAAFQAVLSRQLRKDGLKLRQLVMDGANEAELQSLEKSMLQAVYRITAYSFGEPPTSFDLAYRDDDQQYHRLTDLTPQQFYQDYFDTDLDDYVVVTNSPDKPFNRLYSLPDEDNVIGGKPIEFLNVDMGVLTDVAVQQLKAGETVWFGNDVLRQMDRQTGYLDAHLFETGQLFGVNDHLTKAQRLLTGDGEVSHAMTLTGVDLVADTPTKWKVENSWGEKVGKQGYFVMSQDWFDAYVYEVVVHKQFLAPEFQVLVNERAQRLPAWDPLH, from the coding sequence ATGGCAACTGAATTAACACCCGCCGCGCTTGCCGCATTACGGACAACGCACGCAGATGATCGGATGGCGCCGGTACTAACGCGCGCCATCACCAAAAATGGCATCAAAGCCGCAAGTTTTGATAATCAGGCGGCAAGTCGCTTAGACCGGACGTTTTCAATCGAAGTTCCGACAGGTAAGGTTAGTAATCAAAAGAGTAGTGGTCGCTGCTGGGAGTTCTCGTTACTGAATACCCTGCGACACAAATTCGCGACGAAGTATCACGTGAAGGATTTCGAATTGTCACAAAGTTATTTATTTTTCTGGGATAAGATCGAACGGGCCAACACGTTTTATCGCAACGTTGAACAAACGGCGCGGCAGCCAATTAGCGACCGTTTAGTCCAATTCTTGTTCGACAATCCTGGCGAAGATGGTGGTCAGTGGGCGATGGCTGCGAGCTTAGTTCAGAAGTACGGCGTTGTGCCAACGAGTGCGATGCCGGAAACGTTCAACACTGAAAATACCGCTGCTTTTCAAGCTGTGCTATCGCGGCAATTACGCAAAGACGGCTTGAAATTACGGCAGTTGGTCATGGACGGCGCTAACGAGGCAGAGCTGCAATCACTCGAAAAGTCGATGTTGCAGGCTGTCTACCGGATAACGGCGTATTCTTTCGGTGAACCGCCGACTAGCTTTGACTTGGCCTATCGCGACGATGATCAGCAGTATCATCGGCTGACGGATCTGACGCCGCAACAATTCTATCAAGATTATTTTGACACTGACCTGGATGATTACGTTGTCGTGACGAACTCGCCTGATAAGCCGTTCAATCGCTTATACAGCCTGCCTGACGAAGATAACGTCATCGGTGGTAAACCAATCGAATTCTTGAACGTCGATATGGGGGTCCTGACGGATGTTGCGGTACAGCAATTGAAGGCCGGCGAGACGGTCTGGTTCGGCAACGATGTCTTGCGGCAGATGGATCGCCAGACCGGGTATCTGGATGCCCACTTGTTTGAAACGGGGCAGTTATTCGGGGTCAACGACCATTTGACCAAGGCCCAACGGCTATTGACTGGCGACGGTGAGGTCAGTCATGCGATGACGCTCACCGGTGTTGATTTGGTGGCAGATACGCCAACCAAGTGGAAAGTCGAGAATAGTTGGGGCGAAAAGGTCGGTAAACAGGGCTACTTCGTGATGAGCCAAGATTGGTTTGACGCCTACGTCTATGAAGTGGTGGTCCACAAACAGTTCTTAGCACCAGAATTTCAAGTGTTAGTCAACGAACGCGCGCAACGGCTGCCCGCATGGGACCCGTTGCACTAG
- the lepB gene encoding signal peptidase I: protein MKTVKSIMSWVLPIVVGLLVAMVIRHYIFTMVRVDGPSMEPNLDNNERVAVVKTAKIRHLSVIVFNAYHVDPDARSKSVKYVKRVVGMPGDTVKSQNGKLYVNGKLVPQQFISQYERTQGTTNWTLNTLSTRYSWRLKTTKVPKNTYFVLGDHRSVSNDSRYWGFVPASKVLGVVKVPFWDSSSTKRHNVNSISY from the coding sequence ATGAAAACTGTTAAAAGCATTATGAGTTGGGTGTTACCGATCGTGGTCGGCTTACTGGTCGCCATGGTGATTCGCCATTATATATTTACGATGGTGCGGGTGGACGGCCCATCAATGGAACCTAATCTGGATAATAATGAACGGGTCGCCGTGGTCAAGACTGCCAAGATTCGGCATTTGAGCGTGATCGTATTTAATGCGTACCATGTCGATCCAGATGCGCGGTCGAAATCGGTCAAGTATGTCAAACGAGTGGTCGGGATGCCTGGCGATACTGTCAAGTCTCAGAACGGCAAGCTATATGTGAACGGTAAGCTAGTCCCGCAACAGTTCATTAGTCAATATGAGCGGACACAGGGCACGACCAACTGGACCTTGAATACCTTGTCGACGCGCTATAGTTGGCGGTTAAAGACGACCAAGGTCCCGAAAAACACGTACTTTGTGCTCGGTGATCATCGCTCGGTCTCCAACGACAGTCGCTACTGGGGCTTCGTTCCCGCTAGCAAAGTGCTCGGCGTGGTCAAGGTGCCATTTTGGGACTCCAGTAGTACGAAGCGCCACAACGTCAATTCAATCAGCTATTAA
- the mnmG gene encoding tRNA uridine-5-carboxymethylaminomethyl(34) synthesis enzyme MnmG, whose translation MTEVKQYQGRDYDVIVVGAGHAGSEAALAAARMGNRTLLMTINLDMVAFMPCNPSVGGPAKGIVVREIDALGGEMGRNIDKTYVQMRMLNTGKGPAVRALRAQADKHAYHSEMKHTIEREPNLTLRQGIVDGLIVEDGVCKGVITNTGAHYRAKSVVLTTGTAARGKIIIGELMYSSGPNNSQPAMKLSGDLERLGFKLERFKTGTPPRVDGNTIDYSVTEEQPGDPEPHHFSFETKDEDYLDLKHQLSCWLTYTNETTHKIIRENLDRAPMFTGVIEGVGPRYCPSIEDKIVRFADKKRHQLFLEPEGRNTDEWYVQGLSTSMPEEVQQRILHSIKGLEDAEMMRPGYAIEYDVVAPYQLKATLETKLIKNLYTAGQTNGTSGYEEAAGQGLMAGINAGLRALDRGQFTLKRSDAYIGVMIDDLVTKGTNEPYRLLTSRAEYRLILRHDNADLRLTDKGRELGLIDDDRYAAFEAKRQAIKDELDRLGKIRIKPNDDVNAFLRAHNSGELKDGVLAADFLKRPEVRYADLMKFIPAAPEPLERHIIEQVEIQIKYAGYIEKAEERVERLKKMEAKKIPDRIDYDAIDGLATEAHQKLKKIQPTTIAQASRISGVNPADIAILSVYIQQGRIAKVKD comes from the coding sequence ATGACAGAAGTAAAGCAGTATCAGGGCCGCGACTATGATGTGATCGTCGTTGGTGCTGGTCATGCCGGTTCAGAAGCTGCACTAGCCGCTGCCCGGATGGGAAACCGGACACTTTTAATGACCATTAACCTGGATATGGTGGCATTCATGCCATGTAACCCGTCCGTCGGTGGCCCGGCGAAGGGGATCGTTGTTCGTGAAATCGATGCGTTAGGTGGCGAGATGGGCCGCAACATCGATAAGACTTACGTTCAGATGCGGATGCTCAATACGGGTAAGGGTCCCGCTGTCCGTGCATTGCGGGCCCAAGCTGATAAGCATGCGTACCACTCAGAAATGAAGCATACGATCGAACGTGAACCTAACCTGACGTTACGCCAAGGCATCGTTGATGGTTTGATCGTCGAAGATGGCGTCTGCAAAGGGGTCATCACGAATACGGGGGCCCATTATCGTGCCAAGAGTGTCGTGTTGACGACTGGAACGGCTGCGCGTGGGAAAATCATCATTGGTGAATTAATGTATTCATCTGGTCCAAACAACTCACAACCGGCAATGAAGCTATCCGGTGACTTGGAACGCTTAGGCTTCAAGCTGGAACGGTTTAAGACCGGGACGCCACCACGGGTCGATGGCAATACGATCGATTACAGTGTCACCGAAGAACAACCCGGTGATCCAGAACCCCATCACTTTAGTTTTGAAACGAAGGATGAAGACTACCTTGATTTAAAGCACCAGTTATCTTGCTGGTTAACGTATACCAACGAGACGACGCACAAGATCATTCGGGAAAACTTAGACCGGGCACCGATGTTTACGGGTGTCATTGAAGGTGTCGGTCCGCGTTACTGCCCATCGATCGAAGATAAAATCGTGCGGTTCGCGGATAAGAAGCGCCACCAACTCTTCTTGGAACCAGAAGGCCGGAATACGGACGAATGGTACGTTCAAGGGTTGTCAACGTCGATGCCAGAAGAAGTTCAACAACGAATCTTACACTCCATCAAGGGGTTGGAAGATGCTGAAATGATGCGGCCGGGTTATGCGATCGAATACGATGTCGTCGCCCCTTATCAATTAAAGGCCACGCTGGAAACGAAGCTCATCAAGAACTTGTATACTGCTGGTCAAACGAACGGGACGTCCGGTTATGAAGAAGCCGCTGGTCAAGGCTTGATGGCCGGTATCAACGCCGGTTTGCGGGCACTCGACCGGGGTCAATTCACCTTGAAGCGTAGCGATGCCTACATCGGGGTCATGATTGATGATCTGGTAACGAAGGGGACCAACGAACCTTACCGGCTGTTAACGAGTCGGGCCGAATATCGGTTGATCTTGCGTCACGATAACGCTGACTTACGATTGACGGACAAGGGTCGTGAATTAGGTTTGATTGACGACGACCGGTATGCGGCTTTTGAAGCAAAGCGGCAAGCAATCAAAGACGAACTTGACCGTTTGGGCAAAATCCGCATCAAACCTAACGATGACGTCAATGCCTTCTTACGGGCCCACAATTCTGGTGAGCTGAAAGATGGGGTTCTGGCTGCTGATTTCTTAAAGCGGCCAGAAGTGCGGTACGCTGATTTGATGAAATTCATTCCAGCGGCGCCAGAACCATTGGAACGCCACATCATTGAACAAGTTGAAATTCAAATCAAATACGCAGGTTACATCGAAAAAGCGGAAGAACGCGTTGAACGTTTGAAGAAGATGGAAGCTAAGAAGATTCCAGACCGGATCGACTATGACGCCATTGACGGTCTCGCGACTGAAGCCCATCAAAAGCTGAAGAAGATTCAACCGACCACGATTGCGCAAGCATCGCGAATCAGTGGCGTTAATCCCGCTGATATTGCAATCTTGAGTGTTTACATTCAACAGGGCCGGATTGCGAAGGTTAAGGACTAA
- the mnmE gene encoding tRNA uridine-5-carboxymethylaminomethyl(34) synthesis GTPase MnmE produces the protein MPTTTEFDTIAAISTPPGEGGISIIRISGDQTFNVVTQIFKGKDLSQVKSHTINYGHIVDPDTHQEVDEVMASVMRAPKTYTREDVVEINCHGGLVATNEILQLILSHGARMAEPGEFTKRAFLNGRLDLSQAEAVMDLIRAKTDKSMKVALNQLDGDLSKLIRHLRQDILDVLAQVEVNIDYPEYDAVETMTTKMLKEKATEVAQSIDQLLATAKQGKVLREGLATAIIGRPNVGKSSLLNHLLHEDKAIVTDVAGTTRDVIEEYVNVRGVPLKLVDTAGIRDTEDKVEKIGVERSRKAIGAADLVLLVLDSSRPLTTEDQELLQETAQSKRIVILNKTDLPAQLDQAELAKFVDPKDVLSMSVLEQSGVTQLEQRIAKMFFSEGIESNQNSVMVTNARHIGLLNQAKQALQDVQTGLAAGMPVDLVQIDMTRCWEFLGQITGDSYEDELLDQLFSQFCLGK, from the coding sequence ATGCCAACGACCACAGAATTTGATACGATCGCGGCAATTTCAACGCCGCCTGGTGAAGGTGGTATTTCAATTATTCGGATTAGCGGGGACCAGACGTTTAACGTGGTCACCCAGATTTTCAAGGGCAAGGACCTGAGTCAGGTCAAATCCCATACGATCAACTATGGGCACATTGTTGACCCGGACACCCATCAAGAAGTCGATGAAGTGATGGCGTCTGTGATGCGGGCACCTAAGACCTATACCCGCGAAGACGTGGTCGAAATCAACTGTCACGGGGGCCTGGTTGCGACCAACGAAATCTTACAACTGATTTTGAGTCACGGTGCGCGGATGGCGGAACCCGGTGAATTTACCAAACGGGCCTTCTTAAATGGACGGTTGGACTTGTCACAAGCGGAAGCCGTTATGGATCTGATTCGCGCTAAGACGGATAAATCCATGAAGGTCGCCCTAAACCAATTAGATGGTGATTTGTCGAAGCTGATCCGGCATTTACGCCAGGATATTTTGGACGTTTTAGCTCAAGTCGAAGTTAATATCGATTATCCAGAATACGACGCGGTCGAGACGATGACGACCAAGATGCTGAAGGAAAAGGCCACTGAAGTTGCGCAGAGCATCGACCAATTGTTGGCGACGGCGAAGCAAGGGAAAGTCCTACGTGAAGGACTAGCGACCGCCATTATTGGCCGGCCAAATGTCGGAAAATCAAGTCTGCTCAATCATCTGTTACACGAAGATAAGGCAATCGTGACGGATGTTGCCGGGACGACTCGTGATGTTATCGAAGAATACGTCAATGTTCGCGGGGTGCCGCTCAAACTGGTCGATACGGCCGGAATTCGCGACACTGAAGATAAAGTCGAAAAAATTGGGGTCGAACGCAGTCGTAAAGCAATTGGCGCTGCCGATTTAGTGCTATTAGTCCTAGACAGCAGTCGGCCGTTGACCACTGAGGACCAAGAATTGTTACAAGAAACAGCGCAGTCGAAGCGGATCGTGATCTTAAACAAGACGGATCTGCCCGCCCAGCTGGACCAAGCTGAACTTGCAAAATTCGTGGACCCCAAAGACGTGTTGAGCATGTCCGTCCTCGAACAGAGCGGCGTGACGCAATTGGAACAACGGATCGCCAAGATGTTCTTCAGTGAAGGCATCGAAAGTAATCAAAACAGTGTTATGGTCACGAACGCCCGCCACATTGGTTTGCTTAACCAAGCCAAACAGGCGCTACAAGACGTTCAGACCGGTTTGGCCGCTGGCATGCCAGTGGACTTGGTCCAAATCGACATGACCCGTTGCTGGGAATTTCTCGGTCAAATTACCGGGGACAGCTATGAAGATGAATTATTAGACCAGCTATTTAGCCAGTTCTGTTTGGGTAAATAG
- the jag gene encoding RNA-binding cell elongation regulator Jag/EloR, whose product MTVFEGNTVAAAIAAGLKQLHRTRDQVTVEVIAEAKKGFLGLGKQPAQVKITAVPASTAAAGATEQPQSAETTDQSAAPQRPATSSAPASAETSPAKSIVTPDVSTGPVVPGDAGLADETVAPADATRHSANAQPTEVQDVETKVSAAGKPQAGVETETTTKVAATKAVNTQDADHQTNGKAAKSAAPKAKPAKAKAAHDAATAPTPRTPAEIAARQAANETAIRDLSAYLLEVVKQLGIAADLDVDFGNRYATLNFNTAKQGLLIGKHGRTINALQDLAQVYMNHHGASHVNVVLDVDDYRDRRVATLKRLAESTAREVIATGKQVFLDPMPSFERKLIHAELANNHHVTTFSEGREPHRAVVVAIRK is encoded by the coding sequence ATGACAGTATTTGAAGGTAATACCGTCGCGGCCGCAATTGCGGCCGGTTTAAAACAACTGCACCGAACACGCGACCAGGTGACTGTGGAAGTCATTGCTGAAGCGAAGAAGGGCTTTTTAGGGCTGGGAAAACAGCCGGCTCAAGTTAAAATAACGGCGGTGCCGGCCTCCACAGCAGCGGCGGGCGCAACCGAACAGCCGCAGTCCGCTGAAACGACTGACCAGTCGGCGGCGCCTCAGCGTCCAGCAACGTCATCAGCACCCGCATCCGCTGAAACGTCGCCAGCTAAGTCCATTGTGACCCCGGATGTCAGCACGGGTCCCGTCGTTCCTGGTGATGCTGGGTTAGCGGATGAGACGGTTGCCCCGGCAGACGCAACACGGCATTCAGCCAACGCTCAGCCTACTGAAGTGCAGGACGTTGAAACTAAAGTGAGTGCTGCTGGCAAGCCTCAAGCTGGCGTTGAAACCGAAACGACGACTAAAGTGGCAGCCACTAAAGCGGTGAATACGCAGGACGCCGACCACCAAACCAATGGCAAGGCGGCTAAATCGGCAGCGCCCAAGGCCAAACCGGCTAAAGCGAAAGCAGCGCACGACGCAGCAACCGCCCCAACGCCACGGACGCCGGCAGAAATTGCCGCCCGCCAAGCCGCTAACGAAACGGCGATTCGGGATTTGAGTGCCTACTTATTGGAAGTCGTCAAGCAACTGGGTATTGCCGCGGATCTCGATGTTGATTTTGGCAACCGGTACGCGACGTTGAACTTCAACACCGCCAAACAGGGCTTGCTGATTGGGAAGCATGGGCGCACCATCAATGCGTTGCAAGATCTCGCCCAAGTCTATATGAATCACCACGGCGCTTCCCACGTCAACGTCGTCTTGGATGTCGATGATTATCGCGATCGGCGCGTGGCGACCTTGAAGCGTTTAGCTGAAAGTACGGCGCGGGAAGTAATTGCGACTGGCAAGCAAGTCTTCCTAGACCCGATGCCGTCGTTTGAACGCAAATTGATCCACGCTGAATTGGCCAATAACCATCACGTCACAACTTTTTCAGAGGGACGGGAGCCGCACCGCGCCGTGGTTGTTGCGATTCGGAAATAG